From a single Ignavibacteria bacterium genomic region:
- a CDS encoding ATP-binding protein, giving the protein METKKFFLELQSIPDNLYTVEEFLLKIAEEMAIEEDKLYGIMLSVSEATTNAIFHANKQNPDKTVTINITVSDGLFVVSIKDQGPGFNPTSIPDPTKPENLLKDSGRGLFLMRIYSKSLSFNPSPLGTETVLEFEI; this is encoded by the coding sequence GTGGAAACAAAAAAGTTTTTTCTGGAATTACAAAGCATCCCCGACAATCTTTACACTGTCGAGGAGTTTCTTCTTAAAATTGCCGAGGAAATGGCAATAGAGGAAGACAAACTTTATGGTATTATGCTCTCAGTTTCTGAAGCAACTACCAATGCCATATTCCATGCCAACAAGCAAAACCCGGATAAAACCGTCACCATTAACATCACTGTTTCAGATGGACTTTTTGTCGTCTCAATAAAAGATCAGGGACCCGGATTTAATCCCACTTCAATACCTGACCCCACAAAACCCGAGAACCTGCTTAAAGATTCCGGAAGAGGCCTCTTCCTCATGAGAATCTACTCAAAGTCACTCAGTTTCAACCCCTCCCCTCTCGGAACCGAAACCGTTCTCGAATTCGAAATATAA
- a CDS encoding fibronectin type III domain-containing protein, with amino-acid sequence MPPAVPENLRVVTATDGVIILRWWENIDPEYSSYKLYRGLNDSVNLVMYKELRTNFFRDEGLFYDSTYYYAVSAVGRNGKESRKAFFPGTKPVNNSDPVLPFIINVRPVNFEGRLLVSFEWSRDENPDLKGLEVYRSTIAGFVPSQNDFVLLLDDSNDTDSLALSHSVNYYYRFRTADKGGRYSGFSKDYPAFLYPQSEKLFPLNGAILPLFDVFSVKSLAYDLEYEIIVYESPVINEIWRSNRYRKAEQGELFIPFTAYSLVLNKKYYWRVAVYLPGSTNAVYWSDFSSFQISQFN; translated from the coding sequence TTGCCTCCTGCCGTTCCCGAGAACCTGAGGGTGGTTACGGCGACTGATGGAGTTATCATTCTTCGTTGGTGGGAGAACATTGACCCTGAATACTCTTCCTACAAGCTTTACAGGGGGTTAAATGATTCTGTTAATCTTGTTATGTATAAAGAACTTCGCACCAATTTTTTCAGGGATGAGGGATTGTTTTACGATTCCACTTACTATTACGCAGTGTCAGCAGTTGGAAGAAACGGAAAGGAGAGCAGAAAAGCATTTTTCCCCGGTACCAAACCCGTTAACAACTCAGACCCCGTGCTCCCCTTCATAATTAATGTCAGACCTGTAAATTTTGAAGGAAGATTACTCGTATCTTTTGAATGGAGCAGGGATGAAAATCCCGATCTTAAGGGACTCGAGGTCTACAGATCAACAATTGCCGGATTCGTCCCTTCGCAAAACGATTTTGTACTTCTTTTGGATGATTCAAATGATACCGATTCCCTTGCCCTCTCCCACTCGGTCAACTATTACTATAGATTCAGGACAGCCGACAAAGGTGGAAGATACAGCGGGTTTTCAAAAGATTATCCGGCGTTTCTATATCCACAATCAGAAAAACTCTTTCCACTGAATGGAGCCATACTTCCCTTGTTCGATGTGTTTTCTGTCAAGTCTCTCGCCTACGATCTCGAATATGAAATTATCGTTTACGAGTCGCCTGTAATCAATGAAATCTGGAGGTCAAACAGATACAGAAAAGCAGAACAAGGTGAGCTTTTTATTCCTTTTACCGCTTACTCCTTGGTTCTCAATAAAAAATATTACTGGAGGGTTGCTGTTTATCTTCCCGGATCAACAAATGCTGTCTATTGGTCAGACTTCTCATCATTCCAAATTTCTCAGTTCAATTGA
- a CDS encoding MBL fold metallo-hydrolase has product MDIQFIGAAGTVTGSNHLLRTAAGKIVLDCGMFQGKRKEAFELNRTFDFYNPKDIDAVILSHAHIDHAGNLPNLVKKGFRGPIYCTHATKDLCEIMLADSAHIQQKDTEFVNKKRARQGKNLFEPLYTQEDVDETLQLMQGVNYHQEFEVIPGVTASFYDAGHILGSAVTYLKIIENGKLIELGFSGDLGRPNMPILRDPEIIPDVDYFICESTYGGRFHEDFDMSEAKVVEVIKRAIERRGKIITPAFSLGRTQELVYLLHTIFEKGLVPNIPVYVDSPLSFNATAVFRRHTECYDLETSAHILQNEDPLGFNKLTYITEVEESKRLNDREGPMMIISASGMAESGRILHHLANNIENPNNIIMMTGYCAEHTLGKRIIERNPEINIFGEPYKLKAEVVVFNSLSAHADSDELIYYVNKFSREKMKEIFLVHGEPDQQEKFANRLTLNHFKSVKIPKKGEYFTLK; this is encoded by the coding sequence ATGGACATTCAATTTATTGGCGCCGCCGGAACTGTTACCGGTTCAAATCATCTTCTTAGAACAGCAGCCGGGAAAATTGTTCTCGATTGTGGTATGTTTCAAGGTAAGAGAAAAGAGGCTTTTGAATTAAACAGAACATTCGATTTTTACAATCCTAAAGATATTGATGCAGTAATTTTGTCTCATGCACATATCGACCATGCAGGTAACCTGCCAAATCTCGTAAAAAAGGGCTTCAGAGGACCAATTTACTGCACACACGCTACGAAAGACCTCTGCGAGATCATGCTTGCAGATTCAGCTCATATCCAGCAAAAAGATACTGAATTCGTTAACAAAAAGAGGGCCAGACAAGGAAAAAACCTTTTCGAACCTCTTTATACGCAGGAGGATGTTGATGAGACTCTTCAACTAATGCAGGGCGTTAATTATCATCAGGAGTTTGAAGTTATTCCGGGAGTTACTGCCTCATTTTACGATGCCGGTCATATCCTCGGAAGTGCCGTCACTTATCTCAAGATTATCGAAAATGGAAAACTAATTGAACTCGGTTTTTCTGGTGATCTCGGGCGACCGAACATGCCAATTCTTCGCGACCCGGAGATAATTCCGGATGTCGATTATTTTATCTGTGAAAGCACTTACGGTGGCAGATTCCATGAAGACTTCGATATGTCTGAAGCCAAAGTTGTTGAAGTGATAAAGCGGGCAATTGAAAGGAGAGGAAAGATAATCACCCCTGCTTTCAGTCTCGGTAGAACTCAGGAACTGGTATATCTTCTGCATACAATTTTTGAAAAAGGTTTGGTGCCCAACATCCCTGTTTATGTTGACTCTCCCCTCTCCTTCAATGCAACTGCTGTGTTTAGAAGGCACACCGAGTGTTACGATCTCGAAACTTCAGCTCACATCCTGCAGAATGAAGACCCTCTGGGTTTCAACAAATTAACCTATATAACCGAGGTTGAGGAATCGAAGAGGCTGAATGACAGAGAGGGTCCGATGATGATTATCTCTGCATCAGGTATGGCAGAGTCCGGAAGAATTCTGCATCATCTTGCCAACAATATCGAAAACCCGAACAACATCATAATGATGACGGGATACTGTGCAGAACACACTCTTGGCAAGCGAATTATTGAACGAAATCCTGAAATAAACATTTTTGGAGAGCCCTACAAGTTGAAAGCGGAAGTGGTGGTTTTCAACTCACTTTCTGCACATGCTGATTCTGATGAACTTATCTACTATGTGAATAAATTCAGCCGTGAAAAAATGAAGGAGATTTTCCTTGTCCATGGTGAACCCGACCAGCAGGAGAAGTTTGCGAATCGCCTCACTCTGAACCACTTCAAATCAGTGAAGATTCCGAAAAAAGGAGAGTATTTTACTCTAAAATAA
- a CDS encoding NADH-quinone oxidoreductase subunit A codes for MLENYIPLIVVLGFAVVFAVAVVASSKLFGPQRPTKVKMSPYESGMKPIGSTEERVSVKYYVVAMLFIIFDLEVIFVYPWAVKFISLFKEIGISVFVSMFIFLVVFELGFLYAYKKGGFRWD; via the coding sequence ATGCTTGAAAATTATATTCCATTAATTGTAGTTTTAGGTTTCGCTGTGGTCTTTGCCGTAGCCGTGGTGGCTTCGTCGAAGCTGTTCGGACCCCAAAGGCCCACAAAAGTGAAAATGTCGCCTTACGAGAGTGGAATGAAACCGATCGGCTCCACAGAGGAGAGGGTTTCGGTTAAATATTATGTTGTCGCAATGCTCTTCATCATTTTTGACCTCGAAGTGATTTTTGTTTATCCCTGGGCGGTCAAATTTATCTCCCTGTTCAAAGAAATTGGAATTTCCGTCTTCGTTTCGATGTTTATATTTTTAGTTGTTTTTGAGCTTGGTTTCTTGTATGCTTACAAAAAAGGAGGTTTTAGATGGGATTAG
- the nuoB gene encoding NADH-quinone oxidoreductase subunit NuoB: MGLEAKLMNDGFITTTIDAIVGWARESSVWPMPMGISCCGIEMMAVGGPKYDIARFGSEVMRFTPRQCDLMIVAGTVTYKMSHVVKKIYDQMPDPKWVIAMGVCTSTGGMYRSYPVVQGIDQFLPVDLYLAGCPPRPDNLLNALMLIQDKIKHTKAREFQDIPLLEPVKVNGN, translated from the coding sequence ATGGGATTAGAAGCGAAATTGATGAATGATGGTTTTATAACGACCACCATTGATGCCATAGTTGGCTGGGCAAGAGAAAGTTCCGTTTGGCCTATGCCGATGGGAATTTCCTGCTGCGGCATCGAGATGATGGCAGTAGGTGGACCTAAATATGACATCGCCAGGTTTGGTTCTGAAGTGATGCGTTTTACACCAAGACAGTGTGATTTGATGATAGTTGCAGGAACTGTAACATATAAGATGTCGCATGTTGTCAAGAAAATTTATGATCAGATGCCCGATCCCAAATGGGTAATTGCAATGGGTGTTTGTACTTCCACCGGTGGAATGTACCGTTCATATCCTGTTGTTCAGGGTATCGATCAGTTTCTCCCTGTCGATCTTTATCTTGCCGGATGTCCGCCAAGACCCGACAACCTGTTGAACGCTCTTATGCTCATTCAGGATAAAATAAAACACACAAAAGCCAGAGAATTTCAAGATATACCACTTTTGGAGCCTGTGAAAGTAAATGGAAATTAA
- a CDS encoding NADH-quinone oxidoreductase subunit C produces MEIKENILRLLEERFPETKFETTDFRGDLKIKFDKALIIPVCEFLKNHPELHFEMCEDVTAVDWAKKKGRFTVVYHIYSIENRFRLRLACDVEEHEAHINTVTSVWKSANWYERETYDMYGIKFDGHPDLRRMYMPEEYEYHPLRKEYPLMGIPGDLTLPKK; encoded by the coding sequence ATGGAAATTAAAGAGAATATCCTCAGACTTCTTGAGGAAAGATTCCCCGAAACAAAGTTCGAAACCACGGATTTCAGGGGAGATCTTAAGATAAAGTTTGACAAGGCGCTGATCATTCCGGTCTGCGAATTCCTTAAAAATCACCCTGAACTTCACTTCGAAATGTGTGAAGATGTAACTGCTGTCGACTGGGCAAAGAAAAAGGGAAGATTCACAGTGGTCTACCATATCTACTCGATCGAAAACAGATTCCGCCTTCGCCTTGCATGTGATGTGGAAGAGCATGAAGCACATATCAATACTGTAACATCAGTCTGGAAATCAGCAAACTGGTATGAGCGGGAAACTTATGATATGTACGGAATCAAATTTGACGGTCATCCGGATCTTAGAAGAATGTATATGCCCGAAGAATATGAATACCATCCTCTCCGGAAAGAATATCCGCTGATGGGAATTCCCGGTGATTTAACCCTCCCCAAGAAATAA
- the nuoD gene encoding NADH dehydrogenase (quinone) subunit D: MERLTKDDVHPSIVKALLDQESNISFEDALENEMILNMGPQHPATHGVLRVLLRLDGETVVAAVPDLGYLHRGYEKMAENMSYYEFIPHTDRLDYISPPANNNAFCLAVEKLVGIEAPLRAQYIRMIMSELARITSHLVAIGALAMDVGALTVFLWCLREREKVLDAYDIICGARFTTSYTRIGGVAADMPDNAIKIIKDFIAQFEEKIDEAERLLNTNRIFVERLEGVGVVSREDAISLGMTGPSLRGSGVDFDLRRANPYLQYNEIDFKVPVYNEGDSLARYFVRADELRESCKIILQCLDKMPKGDIMLNSPKKVLPRKTEIYTKMEELIHDFMIVNFGVKPPVGEVYQAVENPKGELGFYIVSTGEGHPWKMKIKSPSFSNLQALGPLVKGHMISDVVAIIGSLDPVMGEADK; this comes from the coding sequence ATGGAAAGATTAACTAAAGACGATGTGCATCCAAGTATTGTGAAAGCTCTTTTGGATCAGGAATCAAATATTTCTTTCGAGGATGCACTGGAAAATGAAATGATCCTGAACATGGGTCCTCAGCACCCCGCTACACACGGTGTACTTAGAGTGCTGCTCAGACTCGATGGTGAAACAGTTGTGGCTGCCGTTCCCGATCTCGGCTACCTCCATAGAGGTTATGAGAAAATGGCTGAAAACATGTCATATTATGAGTTTATACCTCATACCGACAGACTTGACTACATTTCACCACCGGCAAACAATAATGCTTTCTGCCTCGCAGTTGAAAAACTTGTAGGAATTGAAGCTCCATTGAGAGCTCAGTACATCAGGATGATCATGTCGGAGCTGGCGAGAATTACCTCACACCTCGTGGCAATCGGTGCCCTGGCAATGGATGTCGGTGCTCTCACCGTTTTCCTCTGGTGTCTTCGTGAACGCGAAAAAGTTCTTGATGCATATGATATAATTTGCGGAGCAAGATTCACCACGAGTTATACCAGAATCGGTGGTGTGGCTGCTGATATGCCTGATAATGCAATTAAAATTATCAAAGATTTTATTGCCCAGTTCGAAGAAAAGATCGATGAAGCTGAAAGACTTCTGAATACAAACAGAATTTTTGTCGAAAGACTTGAAGGCGTTGGTGTGGTTTCCAGGGAAGATGCTATTTCCTTGGGGATGACAGGTCCAAGTCTAAGAGGTTCGGGTGTTGATTTCGATCTTAGAAGAGCAAATCCCTATTTACAGTATAACGAAATCGATTTCAAGGTACCTGTTTACAATGAAGGTGACAGCCTTGCAAGATATTTCGTGAGGGCAGATGAACTTCGCGAAAGCTGCAAAATAATTTTGCAGTGCCTCGATAAAATGCCAAAAGGCGATATCATGTTGAATTCTCCCAAGAAGGTACTTCCCAGAAAAACTGAGATTTACACAAAAATGGAAGAATTGATTCATGATTTTATGATCGTCAATTTTGGTGTGAAGCCTCCTGTTGGTGAAGTGTATCAGGCTGTCGAAAATCCAAAAGGCGAACTCGGCTTCTACATTGTCAGCACCGGTGAGGGACATCCATGGAAAATGAAAATAAAATCTCCTTCCTTCTCTAATTTACAAGCCCTCGGACCATTGGTCAAGGGGCACATGATCTCTGATGTTGTGGCAATAATCGGTAGTCTCGACCCTGTAATGGGTGAAGCCGATAAATAA
- a CDS encoding NAD(P)H-dependent oxidoreductase subunit E: MEFKFTEENLEKVNRVFKNYPTKKAAVMPVLYIAQDQNRYISGEVIQEVAKILEITEEEVMGVVTFYTMYHQHQPGKYHLQVCTNVSCMLRGAYDIWNAVKERTGLQNGQTSEDGLFSLEEVECMGSCGTAPMIAVNEDFHENLTKEKALELIDSLK; the protein is encoded by the coding sequence ATGGAATTCAAATTCACTGAAGAAAATCTTGAAAAAGTGAACCGGGTATTTAAGAACTACCCGACGAAAAAAGCTGCGGTTATGCCGGTGCTCTACATCGCACAGGATCAAAACCGTTACATTTCAGGCGAAGTGATCCAAGAGGTTGCCAAAATTCTCGAGATCACCGAAGAAGAAGTTATGGGTGTCGTAACTTTCTACACCATGTATCATCAGCACCAGCCGGGCAAGTACCACTTGCAGGTCTGCACCAATGTTTCGTGCATGCTTCGTGGTGCCTACGATATCTGGAATGCGGTTAAAGAGCGTACCGGGCTCCAAAATGGACAAACTTCAGAAGACGGACTCTTCTCACTCGAGGAAGTGGAGTGCATGGGATCGTGCGGAACTGCTCCAATGATTGCCGTCAATGAAGATTTCCATGAAAATCTGACTAAAGAAAAAGCCCTCGAATTAATTGACTCCCTAAAGTAG
- the nuoF gene encoding NADH-quinone oxidoreductase subunit NuoF, whose product MEKIVLPEIENLHKLDVYRANGGYEAIKKALATTPDDVIDIVKKSGLRGRGGAAFSAGLKWSFMPKTTDKPKYLCINGDESEPGSFKDRQIFEYNPHQCIEGILIASYAIGAHDAYVYIRGEYHKWIKLFQKALDDAYEAGLVGEKMKQTYGTKFHVNIYVHKGAGAYICGEESSLMNSIEGKRGYPRVKPPFPAQNGLWGNPTTINNVETLTNVPAIINKGWEWFSKIGAEKHPGTILYGVSGHVNKPGVYELPSGTLLTDIIYNYAGGVPGNKKIKCVIPGGSSMPPLRGDQLEGIAMDAESLKAAGSSIGTAGIMVMDEDTDLVRVLARITKFYYHESCGQCTPCREGTGWMLKILNRMAEGKGQKSDIELLLNVANNIDGNTICALGEAAAWPVKFMVTRFRDEFEARMNDTVDLPSRNKVHSMRHTGIGVE is encoded by the coding sequence ATGGAAAAGATTGTTTTACCTGAAATAGAAAATTTACATAAACTGGATGTCTACCGTGCGAACGGTGGATATGAAGCCATTAAAAAAGCTCTCGCCACAACACCTGATGATGTTATCGATATTGTTAAGAAATCGGGTCTTAGGGGCAGAGGTGGTGCCGCATTTTCAGCGGGACTAAAATGGTCATTCATGCCTAAAACAACTGATAAACCAAAATATCTCTGCATAAACGGTGACGAATCAGAACCCGGCTCTTTCAAAGACAGACAAATTTTCGAGTATAATCCACACCAGTGTATCGAAGGCATTCTGATTGCATCCTATGCAATTGGTGCTCATGATGCTTATGTCTATATTCGCGGTGAATACCATAAATGGATAAAACTCTTCCAGAAAGCACTTGATGATGCTTATGAAGCAGGTCTGGTCGGTGAGAAAATGAAACAGACTTACGGCACAAAATTCCATGTGAATATTTATGTTCACAAGGGTGCCGGAGCCTACATTTGTGGCGAAGAGTCATCACTCATGAATTCCATCGAAGGAAAAAGGGGATACCCAAGAGTAAAACCTCCATTTCCTGCTCAGAATGGTCTTTGGGGCAATCCGACCACCATCAATAATGTGGAAACTCTTACAAATGTTCCTGCCATCATTAACAAAGGTTGGGAATGGTTTTCAAAAATTGGAGCCGAAAAGCATCCCGGGACAATCTTGTATGGCGTAAGCGGTCATGTTAACAAGCCCGGTGTTTACGAACTTCCTTCCGGAACTCTCCTCACAGATATAATTTATAATTATGCAGGTGGAGTACCCGGCAATAAAAAGATTAAATGTGTCATCCCCGGAGGTTCCTCCATGCCACCACTTCGTGGTGATCAGCTCGAAGGAATCGCCATGGATGCGGAATCCCTGAAGGCTGCAGGAAGCTCTATCGGTACTGCAGGAATTATGGTAATGGATGAAGATACAGATCTCGTCAGAGTACTAGCCCGAATCACCAAATTCTATTACCACGAAAGCTGCGGACAGTGTACACCGTGCCGTGAGGGAACAGGCTGGATGCTTAAAATCCTTAACCGGATGGCTGAAGGAAAAGGTCAGAAAAGCGATATCGAATTGCTCCTGAATGTTGCCAACAACATTGACGGCAACACCATCTGTGCACTCGGGGAAGCTGCTGCCTGGCCCGTGAAATTTATGGTCACAAGATTCAGAGATGAATTCGAAGCCAGAATGAACGATACCGTTGACCTCCCCTCCAGAAACAAAGTTCACTCAATGAGACATACCGGCATTGGTGTGGAGTGA
- a CDS encoding AMP-binding protein, with protein sequence MDLKHKLYDVPKISNIQEMVLLNSKKYAGKIALEDLNDTPFKRLTFDGLLETVLRFGTGLQKLGLKERSHIAVISENRVQWSITYLTAMTFNYVIVPIDKNLTSNEILNIIYESESEAIVFSKGFSNLMNEEAAAIKRLKMKINMDILQNEGDVISMTALINSSTPIDINSLPKINNEEMAEIIFTSGSLGRAKGVMLTQKNLAVNLVSMTSMMFIFPEDKFLSVLPIHHTYECTCGMLCPLYSGASVHFARSLKTIVDDLQVVKATVLLGVPLLFDKMFKRISKSIKEDKVKSKIVPPLVTVTGFLQKLGLKEIKAKVFKELHARFGGHVRIFIAGGAAPDPEVAKGLRDFGFTFVQGYGLTETAPIVALNRLMAFKDDAAGLPLPGVDIKIVDPDQDGVGEVFVKGGNVMLGYYKNEALTKEAFVDGYFRTGDLGYIDSDGFLHIRGRKKNVIIASNGKNVFPEEIEDIINRNPLILESFVYGEEDAKHTEIIAVQVVLNAETLIEYSEKNGIKIDKDMMEKIVAEIVKETNKHLPVYKQIKKFYLREKEFEKTTTQKIKRYLVK encoded by the coding sequence ATGGATCTTAAACACAAACTTTATGATGTTCCTAAAATTTCCAATATTCAGGAAATGGTGCTTCTAAACAGTAAAAAATATGCAGGGAAAATTGCTCTTGAGGATTTGAACGATACTCCGTTTAAGCGGCTTACTTTTGACGGATTGCTTGAGACTGTTCTGAGGTTTGGCACAGGCCTACAAAAGTTGGGTCTAAAAGAACGCTCCCATATAGCTGTTATTTCTGAAAACCGCGTGCAGTGGAGCATTACATATCTTACTGCGATGACATTTAATTATGTAATTGTGCCTATTGATAAAAATCTTACATCGAATGAAATTTTAAACATTATCTACGAGAGTGAATCAGAAGCCATTGTCTTCTCAAAAGGATTCAGCAATCTGATGAATGAAGAGGCCGCTGCCATTAAAAGACTCAAAATGAAAATAAACATGGACATCCTTCAAAATGAAGGAGATGTAATCTCCATGACCGCTCTGATAAATTCCTCCACTCCCATCGACATCAATTCCCTGCCAAAAATCAATAATGAGGAGATGGCGGAGATAATTTTTACCTCCGGCTCTCTTGGAAGAGCAAAAGGGGTTATGCTTACTCAGAAAAATCTTGCAGTTAACCTGGTAAGTATGACAAGCATGATGTTTATTTTCCCCGAAGACAAATTCCTTTCTGTATTGCCGATACACCACACCTATGAATGTACTTGTGGAATGCTATGCCCTCTCTATTCGGGTGCCTCCGTGCATTTTGCCAGATCATTAAAAACAATTGTGGATGATTTGCAGGTCGTGAAAGCAACAGTACTGCTTGGAGTACCGTTACTGTTTGACAAAATGTTCAAAAGAATTTCCAAATCGATCAAGGAAGACAAGGTAAAATCTAAAATTGTGCCTCCTCTCGTAACAGTCACCGGGTTTTTGCAGAAACTGGGTCTTAAAGAGATAAAAGCAAAAGTTTTCAAAGAGCTCCATGCGAGATTCGGCGGACATGTCAGAATTTTCATTGCAGGTGGTGCTGCCCCCGACCCTGAGGTAGCTAAAGGACTCCGTGATTTTGGCTTTACATTTGTGCAGGGTTACGGACTAACAGAAACCGCTCCCATAGTCGCCTTGAACAGACTGATGGCTTTCAAGGATGATGCTGCCGGACTGCCACTACCCGGAGTTGATATAAAAATTGTTGACCCCGATCAGGATGGTGTTGGTGAAGTTTTCGTGAAAGGCGGAAATGTCATGCTCGGATATTACAAAAACGAAGCATTAACCAAAGAAGCTTTCGTGGATGGTTACTTCAGAACGGGTGACCTCGGTTATATCGATTCAGACGGTTTCCTCCACATCAGAGGACGGAAAAAGAATGTCATAATTGCGAGCAATGGCAAGAATGTGTTCCCTGAGGAAATCGAGGATATAATTAACAGAAATCCATTGATTCTTGAGTCATTTGTTTATGGAGAAGAGGATGCAAAACACACCGAAATAATTGCTGTTCAGGTCGTTCTCAATGCCGAAACCCTCATCGAATATTCTGAAAAGAACGGCATAAAAATCGACAAAGATATGATGGAAAAAATTGTTGCCGAAATTGTAAAAGAAACAAACAAACACCTCCCGGTATACAAACAAATCAAAAAGTTCTATCTGAGAGAAAAAGAATTCGAAAAAACCACCACTCAGAAGATCAAGAGGTACCTGGTTAAGTAG
- a CDS encoding Rrf2 family transcriptional regulator, whose amino-acid sequence MTVIFSKKCELGLQAVLYLSTLDKDQRVSAAHVATKLKVPKEFVSKVMQILTDSGIVASKKGKNGGFYLGKNPSEIKLIDIVMVLDGGDVFNTCILGFPGCSVSTPCPMHDEWGKIRNMAFSMLNAETLESMKHKSIDKIESLAK is encoded by the coding sequence ATGACCGTAATCTTCTCAAAAAAATGTGAACTTGGTTTACAAGCTGTATTATATTTGTCAACACTCGACAAAGATCAGAGGGTAAGTGCTGCTCATGTGGCTACCAAACTGAAAGTGCCTAAAGAGTTCGTTTCAAAAGTGATGCAAATCCTTACAGATTCGGGGATAGTTGCTTCAAAGAAGGGGAAAAACGGCGGATTCTATCTCGGGAAAAATCCGTCTGAAATAAAACTAATCGACATAGTCATGGTTTTGGATGGAGGGGATGTCTTTAATACCTGTATTCTGGGTTTCCCGGGTTGTTCCGTCTCCACTCCATGTCCGATGCATGACGAATGGGGGAAAATCAGAAATATGGCTTTTTCGATGTTGAACGCAGAAACTTTGGAGAGTATGAAACATAAATCGATCGACAAGATCGAATCACTTGCGAAATAG